In Arachis stenosperma cultivar V10309 chromosome 1, arast.V10309.gnm1.PFL2, whole genome shotgun sequence, one DNA window encodes the following:
- the LOC130976097 gene encoding uncharacterized protein LOC130976097, translating into MASEESFLVLVHYRGSIKRKTRSGVKFTDKDPLCIIVTPTTTYDALVSSVLEKLGLAGVKRVKKFFYRIPTAVLHDTVKFDCFTIGSDEDLQVMFLSRRQFPEVRTPELLAKLVDVVSSSGGSNRNATTIAAVAGSSSRPAVASSSAPVYEPPMQPVASPSFAVDLSGNVGDEVRHGEHIPTEVHCPTPAGVGDGLFDDPDDDDTEPDFIADESGDDVGTTVPTRAIGGSSSGTQQYPPHFFSLDLDAMRQDDDVLQASGFGARDTEGSAGMNEFQVGQQFQDKDEALLSVKTYSIRRGVQYKVVESDYRRYVGKCSEFGNGCTWLIRLSLRQRKGIWEVKRYNGPHTCLASSISSDHRSLDYHVISTFVMPMVRADAGVNIKVLQNATAAHFGFRPTYRRVWMAKQKAVAVIYGDWEESYNELPRWVLGVQLTMPDTVAVLRTCPVRVGGQVDDSQAFRHCKPLVSIDGTHLYGKYGGTLLIAIAQDGNSNILPVSFALVEDRHNGIKAALEAPDGGWLPPAAYRAFCIRHVAANFALTFKGKDARRLLVNAAYAKTEVEFDYWFDILRSENPAMCDWANRIEYSLWTQHCDEGRRFGHMTTNISECVNSILKGG; encoded by the exons atggctagtgaggagagtttCCTAGTTCTGGTACATTACAGAGGGTCCATTAAGAGAAAAACTCGGTCCGGCGTTAAGTTCACTGATAAGGATCCCCTATGTATTATCGTGACGCCGACAACCACCTACGATGCACTTGTTAGCTCTGTGCTGGAGAAGCTGGGTCTTGCAGGCGTTAAAAGGGTGAAGAAGTTTTTCTACCGCATTCCTACAGCGGTGCTCCATGACACCGTGAAGTTTGATTGTTTCACAATCGGTAGTGACGAGGACTTGCAGGTTATGTTTCTTTCTCGTAGGCAGTTTCCCGAGGTAAGGACACCGGAGTTGTTGGCTAAGTTGGTTGATGTGGTATCTAGCTCGGGTGGTTCGAACCGGAATGCCACTACTATAGCCGCGGTTGCCGGCTCGAGCTCGAGACCTGCTGTTGCTTCATCCTCTGCTCCTGTGTATGAGCCACCGATGCAGCCTGTTGCGTCCCCTTCGTTTGCCGTTGATCTGAGCGGCAATGTTGGAGACGAGGTTCGGCACGGGGAACATATTCCCACCGAGGTACATTGTCCCACACCGGCTGGTGTTGGTGATGGTTTGTTTGATGATCCAGATGACGATGACACGGAGCCGGATTTCATCGCTGATGAAAGCGGCGATGATGTTGGGACTACTGTTCCGACAAGGGCTATAGGTGGATCTAGTTCTGGCACACAGCAGTATCCACCCCATTTTTTCTCATTGGACCTTGATGCCATGCGGCAAGACGATGATGTTCTGCAGGCCTCAGGATTTGGTGCTAGAGATACCGAGGGGTCTGCCGGTATGAACGAGTTCCAGGTTggccaacaatttcaagataaaGATGAGGCGCTGTTGAGTGTGAAGACGTACAGTATCCGTCGAGGGGTCCAGTACAAGGTCGTTGAGTCTGATTATCGCAGGTACGTGGGAAAGTGTTCTGAGTTTGGAAATGGGTGCACATGGCTAATTCGGTTGAGTCTCCGACAGCGGAAGGGTATCTGGGAAGTGAAGCGATACAACGGACCGCATACATGTCTTGCCAGCTCCATCTCCAGCGACCATAGGAGTCTGGACTACCATGTCATATCCACCTTCGTTATGCCGATGGTTAGGGCTGATGCAGGTGTGAACATCAAGGTGCTCCAAAATGCCACGGCCGCACACTTTGGGTTCAGGCCTACGTACCGGAGGGTATGGATGGCGAAGCAGAAGGCCGTTGCCGTGATATATGGGGACTGGGAGGAGTCGTACAATGAGCTCCCTAGGTGGGTTTTAGGAGTGCAGCTGACGATGCCTGACACTGTAGCCGTCCTCAGGACTTGCCCTGTTCGAGTTGGGGGACAGGTTGACGATTCTCAG GCATTCCGTCATTGCAAGCCTTTGGTGAGTATTGACGGCACCCATTTATATGGAAAGTATGGGGGAACACTGCTAATCGCCATTGCACAAGACGGAAACTCGAACATCCTACCCGTTTCATTTGCACTAGTTGAGG ATAGGCACAACGGTATAAAGGCAGCCCTGGAGGCTCCGGATGGGGGATGGCTACCGCCTGCTGCGTACCGGGCTTTCTGCATTCGACACGTTGCAGCGAATTTTGCGTTGACGTTCAAGGGAAAAGATGCACGGAGGCTTCTTGTTAACGCCGCATATGCCAAGACCGAGGTGGAGTTCGACTACTGGTTTGACATTCTGCGCTCTGAGAATCCGGCAATGTGTGACTGGGCGAACCGAATCGAGTATTCGTTGTGGACACAGCACTGTGATGAGGGTCGGAGATTCGGGCACATGACGACCAATATTTCGGAGTGTGTCAACTCAATCCTGAAGGGGGGTTAG
- the LOC130976106 gene encoding uncharacterized protein LOC130976106 — protein sequence MASEESFLVLVHYRGSIKRKTRSGVKFTDKDPLCIIVTPTTTYDALVSSVLEKLGLAGVKRVKKFFYRIPTAVLHDTVKFDCFTIGSDEDLQVMFLSRRQFPEVRTPELLAKLVDVVSSSGGSNRNATTIAAVAGSSSRPAVASSSAPVYEPPMQPVASPSFAVDLSGNVGDEVRHGEHIPTEVHCPTPAGVGDGLFDDPDDDDAEPDFIADESGDDVGTTVPTRAIGGSSSGTQQYPPHFSSLDLDAMRQDDDVLQASGFGARDTEGSTGMNELQVGQQFQDKDEALLSVKTYSIRRGVQYKVVESDYRRYVGKCSEFGNGCTWLIRLSLRQRKGIWEVKRYNGPHTCLASSISSDHRSLDYHVISTFVMPMVRADAGVNIKVLQNATAAHFGFRPTYWRVWMAKQKAVAVIYGDWEESYNELPRWVLGVQLTMPGTVAVLRTCPVRVGGQVDDSQVYFHRLFWTFPPCIQAFCHCKPLVSIDGTHLYGKYGGTLLIAIAQDGNSNILPVAFALVEGENAESWSFFLSHLREHVTPQPANFALTFKGKDARRLLVNAAYAKTEVEFDYWFDILRSENPAMCDWTNRIEYSLWTQHCDEGRRFGHMTTNISECVNSILKGVRNLPVCSLVKATYGRLAELFVRKGREAEAQMGTGQQFSQYLVKCIEANLRTARHFTVTLYDRDNSEYTVAETTPTGSFSLGTYRVSLGSKTCDCGYFQALHFPCSHALACCAYSRLTWQPYVHEVYRLSSVFGVYQMVFAPPIPEGFWPPYAGPTVIPDPSMRRAREGRPRSTRIRTNMDEADPNRPKRCGLCRQPGHTRRSCPQAAGPSGTARNE from the exons atggctagtgaggagagtttCCTAGTTCTGGTACATTACAGAGGGTCCATTAAGAGAAAAACTCGGTCCGGCGTTAAGTTCACTGATAAGGATCCCCTATGTATTATCGTGACGCCGACAACCACCTACGATGCACTTGTTAGCTCTGTGCTGGAGAAGCTGGGTCTTGCAGGCGTTAAAAGGGTGAAGAAGTTTTTCTACCGCATTCCTACAGCGGTGCTCCATGACACCGTGAAGTTTGATTGTTTCACAATCGGTAGTGACGAGGACTTGCAGGTTATGTTTCTTTCTCGTAGGCAGTTTCCCGAGGTAAGGACACCGGAGTTGTTGGCTAAGTTGGTTGATGTGGTATCTAGCTCGGGTGGTTCGAACCGGAATGCCACTACTATAGCCGCGGTTGCCGGCTCGAGCTCGAGACCTGCTGTTGCTTCATCCTCTGCTCCTGTGTATGAGCCACCGATGCAGCCTGTTGCGTCCCCTTCGTTTGCCGTTGATCTGAGCGGCAATGTTGGAGACGAGGTTCGGCACGGGGAACATATTCCCACCGAGGTACATTGTCCCACACCGGCTGGTGTTGGTGATGGTTTGTTTGATGATCCAGATGACGATGACGCGGAGCCGGATTTCATCGCTGATGAAAGCGGCGATGATGTTGGGACTACTGTTCCGACAAGGGCTATAGGTGGATCTAGTTCTGGCACACAGCAGTATCCACCCCATTTTTCCTCATTGGACCTTGATGCCATGCGGCAAGACGATGATGTTCTGCAGGCCTCAGGATTTGGTGCTAGAGATACCGAGGGGTCTACCGGTATGAACGAGTTGCAGGTTggccaacaatttcaagataaaGATGAGGCGCTGTTGAGTGTGAAGACGTACAGTATCCGTCGAGGGGTCCAGTACAAGGTCGTTGAGTCTGATTATCGCAGGTACGTGGGAAAGTGTTCTGAGTTTGGGAATGGGTGCACATGGCTAATTCGGTTGAGTCTCCGACAGCGGAAGGGTATCTGGGAAGTGAAGCGATACAACGGACCGCATACATGTCTTGCCAGCTCCATCTCCAGCGACCATAGGAGTCTGGACTACCATGTCATATCCACCTTCGTTATGCCGATGGTTAGGGCTGATGCAGGTGTGAACATCAAGGTGCTCCAAAATGCCACGGCCGCACACTTTGGGTTCAGGCCTACGTACTGGAGGGTATGGATGGCGAAGCAGAAGGCCGTTGCCGTGATATATGGGGACTGGGAGGAGTCGTACAATGAGCTCCCTAGGTGGGTTTTAGGAGTGCAGCTGACGATGCCTGGCACTGTAGCCGTCCTCAGGACTTGCCCTGTTCGAGTTGGGGGACAGGTTGACGATTCTCAGGTTTATTTTCATAGGCTGTTCTGGACTTTCCCCCCTTGTATCCAGGCATTCTGTCATTGCAAGCCTTTGGTGAGTATTGACGGCACCCATTTATATGGGAAGTATGGGGGAACACTGCTAATCGCCATTGCACAAGACGGAAACTCGAACATCCTACCCGTGGCATTTGCACTAGTTGAGGGTGAGAATGCTGAGTCAtggtctttctttctttcccacCTCCGTGAGCACGTGACACCTCAGCCCG CGAATTTTGCGTTGACGTTCAAGGGAAAAGATGCACGGAGGCTTCTTGTTAACGCCGCATATGCCAAGACCGAGGTGGAGTTCGACTACTGGTTTGACATTCTGCGCTCTGAGAATCCGGCAATGTGTGACTGGACGAACCGAATCGAGTATTCGTTGTGGACACAGCACTGTGATGAGGGTCGGAGATTCGGGCACATGACGACCAATATTTCGGAGTGTGTCAACTCAATCCTGAAGGGGGTTAGAAACCTCCCAGTATGCTCCCTGGTGAAGGCCACATACGGAAGGCTTGCTGAGCTATTTGTCCGTAAGGGGAGGGAGGCCGAGGCTCAGATGGGTACTGGACAACAATTCAGTCAATACCTAGTAAAGTGTATCGAGGCCAACCTGAGAACAGCCCGGCATTTCACGGTTACTCTTTACGACAGGGACAACTCGGAGTACACCGTTGCTGAGACGACTCCGACAGGCTCATTCTCTCTTGGTACGTACAGGGTCTCATTAGGGTCTAAGACTTGTGATTGTGGATACTTCCAAGCACTTCATTTTCCCTGTTCGCATGCACTTGCATGCTGTGCTTATTCACGGCTTACATGGCAGCCTTACGTGCACGAGGTATACCGGCTTAGCTCCGTTTTCGGCGTCTATCAGATGGTATTTGCCCCTCCCATACCGGAGGGTTTCTGGCCACCTTATGCCGGGCCTACAGTTATACCGGATCCGAGTATGAGGCGTGCGAGGGAGGGTCGTCCTAGATCCACAAGAATTCGAACCAACATGGATGAAGCAGATCCGAACCGGCCAAAGAGATGTGGCCTCTGCAGGCAGCCAGGACACACCAGGCGTAGTTGTCCACAAGCCGCAGGCCCAAGCGGTACTGCTAGAAATGAGTAG
- the LOC130969963 gene encoding OVARIAN TUMOR DOMAIN-containing deubiquitinating enzyme 7 isoform X2 produces the protein MVKPKQQRKISHKKQHHPQNKKPGKPADTSQFRSQLDALGLRIVDITADGNCFFRALADQLEGNEEGHQKYRSMVVKHIMDNREMFEPFIEDEVPFDEYCQTMENDGTWAGHMELQAASLVLHSNICIHRNMSPRWYVRNFDDCRARMIHLSYHDGEHYNSVRLKDDPCDGPARSIVIKADADLSATSHQAKVTANKAHAQAGRESFQPGSIKLVMAGSGCENTERVEQILEQVNGDIDAAIEFLIAEQGEEEWSTKCDSSPIQADAYGHDKNENSEQQKDNIVENSINAESSKSSRKTNERSTSQQNDKKISRNKMCPCGSKKKYKACCGTTLARQSARFVVNQAAETRRSKRDSKQGKKGVSSKADVSGDYDSVTPDMGALCI, from the exons ATGGTTAAGCCAAAACAACAGAGGAAGATATCCCACAAGAAACAACACCACCCGCAA AATAAGAAGCCCGGGAAACCAGCTGATACTTCACAATTTCGGAGTCAGTTGGATGCACTGGGCCTGCGCATTGTTGACATAACAGCAGATGGTAATTGTTTCTTCAG AGCCCTTGCTGATCAGTTGGAAGGTAATGAAGAGGGACATCAAAAGTATCGCAGCATGGTGGTGAAACACATAATG GACAATCGGGAAATGTTTGAGCCCTTCATTGAAGATGAAGTCCCCTTTGATGAATATTGCCAGACGATGGAAAATGATGGTACATGGGCTGGACATATGGAATTGCAGGCAGCTTCTCTTGTGTTACATAGTAATATATGCATTCACCGG AACATGTCACCTCGTTGGTACGTAAGAAATTTTGATGATTGTCGAGCTCGTATGATCCATTT GTCTTATCATGATGGGGAGCATTATAATAGTGTGAGGTTGAAGGATGATCCTTGTGATGGGCCTGCAAGGTCAATTGTAATTAAG GCTGATGCTGATCTTTCAGCGACATCACATCAAGCAAAAGTTACGGCTAACAAAGCCCATGCGCAAGCTGGCAGGGAATCATTTCAGCCAGGTTCTATAAAGTTGGTTATGGCTGGAAGCGGATGTGAAAACACTGAAAGAGTGGAACAG ATTCTAGAGCAGGTAAACGGAGACATCGATGCTGCAATAGAGTTCCTAATTGCAGAACAAGGAGAAGAAGAGTGGTCTACAAAGTGTGATTCCTCTCCTATTCAGGCTGATGCCTATG GTCATGATAAAAATGAGAATAGTGAACAACAAAAAGATAATATAGTAGAGAACAGCATAAATGCCGAATCAAGTAAAAGCTCCAGGAAGACCAATGAACGTAGCACATCTCAACAAAACGACAAG AAGATTTCTAGAAACAAAATGTGCCCATGTGGTTCAAAAAAGAAATACAAAGCTTGTTGTGGAACAACCTTGGCTAGACAATCTGCACGGTTTGTGGT TAACCAAGCAGCCGAAACTAGAAGGAGCAAAAGAGACAGCAAGCAGGGAAAGAAAGGGGTTTCGTCAAAAGCGGATGTGTCCGGTGACTATGATTCGGTGACACCCGACATGGGCGCACTTTGTATTTGA
- the LOC130969963 gene encoding OVARIAN TUMOR DOMAIN-containing deubiquitinating enzyme 7 isoform X5 — MVVKHIMDNREMFEPFIEDEVPFDEYCQTMENDGTWAGHMELQAASLVLHSNICIHRNMSPRWYVRNFDDCRARMIHLSYHDGEHYNSVRLKDDPCDGPARSIVIKADADLSATSHQAKVTANKAHAQAGRESFQPGSIKLVMAGSGCENTERVEQILEQVNGDIDAAIEFLIAEQGEEEWSTKCDSSPIQADAYGHDKNENSEQQKDNIVENSINAESSKSSRKTNERSTSQQNDKQKISRNKMCPCGSKKKYKACCGTTLARQSARFVVNQAAETRRSKRDSKQGKKGVSSKADVSGDYDSVTPDMGALCI; from the exons ATGGTGGTGAAACACATAATG GACAATCGGGAAATGTTTGAGCCCTTCATTGAAGATGAAGTCCCCTTTGATGAATATTGCCAGACGATGGAAAATGATGGTACATGGGCTGGACATATGGAATTGCAGGCAGCTTCTCTTGTGTTACATAGTAATATATGCATTCACCGG AACATGTCACCTCGTTGGTACGTAAGAAATTTTGATGATTGTCGAGCTCGTATGATCCATTT GTCTTATCATGATGGGGAGCATTATAATAGTGTGAGGTTGAAGGATGATCCTTGTGATGGGCCTGCAAGGTCAATTGTAATTAAG GCTGATGCTGATCTTTCAGCGACATCACATCAAGCAAAAGTTACGGCTAACAAAGCCCATGCGCAAGCTGGCAGGGAATCATTTCAGCCAGGTTCTATAAAGTTGGTTATGGCTGGAAGCGGATGTGAAAACACTGAAAGAGTGGAACAG ATTCTAGAGCAGGTAAACGGAGACATCGATGCTGCAATAGAGTTCCTAATTGCAGAACAAGGAGAAGAAGAGTGGTCTACAAAGTGTGATTCCTCTCCTATTCAGGCTGATGCCTATG GTCATGATAAAAATGAGAATAGTGAACAACAAAAAGATAATATAGTAGAGAACAGCATAAATGCCGAATCAAGTAAAAGCTCCAGGAAGACCAATGAACGTAGCACATCTCAACAAAACGACAAG CAGAAGATTTCTAGAAACAAAATGTGCCCATGTGGTTCAAAAAAGAAATACAAAGCTTGTTGTGGAACAACCTTGGCTAGACAATCTGCACGGTTTGTGGT TAACCAAGCAGCCGAAACTAGAAGGAGCAAAAGAGACAGCAAGCAGGGAAAGAAAGGGGTTTCGTCAAAAGCGGATGTGTCCGGTGACTATGATTCGGTGACACCCGACATGGGCGCACTTTGTATTTGA
- the LOC130976101 gene encoding uncharacterized protein LOC130976101, with the protein MGTGQQFSQYLVKCIEANLRTARHFTVTLYDRDNSEYTVAETTPTGSFSLGTYRVSLGSKTCDCGYFQVLHFPCSHALACCAYSRLTWQPYVHEVYRLSSVFGVYQMVFAPPIPEGFWPPYAGPTVIPDPSMRRAREGRPRSTRIRTNMDEADPNQPKRCGLCRQPGHTRRSCPQAAGPSGTARNE; encoded by the coding sequence ATGGGTACTGGACAACAATTCAGTCAATACCTAGTAAAGTGTATCGAGGCCAACCTGAGAACAGCCCGGCATTTCACGGTTACTCTTTACGACAGGGACAACTCGGAGTACACCGTTGCTGAGACGACTCCGACAGGCTCATTCTCTCTTGGTACGTACAGGGTCTCATTAGGGTCTAAGACTTGTGATTGTGGATACTTCCAAGTACTTCATTTTCCCTGTTCGCATGCACTTGCATGCTGTGCTTATTCACGGCTTACATGGCAGCCTTACGTGCACGAGGTATACCGGCTTAGCTCCGTTTTCGGCGTCTATCAGATGGTATTTGCCCCTCCCATACCGGAGGGTTTCTGGCCACCTTATGCCGGGCCTACAGTTATACCGGATCCGAGTATGAGGCGTGCGAGGGAGGGTCGTCCTAGATCCACAAGAATTCGAACCAACATGGATGAAGCAGATCCGAACCAGCCAAAGAGATGTGGCCTCTGCAGGCAGCCAGGACACACCAGGCGTAGTTGTCCACAAGCCGCAGGCCCAAGCGGTACTGCTAGAAATGAGTAG
- the LOC130969963 gene encoding OVARIAN TUMOR DOMAIN-containing deubiquitinating enzyme 7 isoform X1: MVKPKQQRKISHKKQHHPQNKKPGKPADTSQFRSQLDALGLRIVDITADGNCFFRALADQLEGNEEGHQKYRSMVVKHIMDNREMFEPFIEDEVPFDEYCQTMENDGTWAGHMELQAASLVLHSNICIHRNMSPRWYVRNFDDCRARMIHLSYHDGEHYNSVRLKDDPCDGPARSIVIKADADLSATSHQAKVTANKAHAQAGRESFQPGSIKLVMAGSGCENTERVEQILEQVNGDIDAAIEFLIAEQGEEEWSTKCDSSPIQADAYGHDKNENSEQQKDNIVENSINAESSKSSRKTNERSTSQQNDKQKISRNKMCPCGSKKKYKACCGTTLARQSARFVVNQAAETRRSKRDSKQGKKGVSSKADVSGDYDSVTPDMGALCI, translated from the exons ATGGTTAAGCCAAAACAACAGAGGAAGATATCCCACAAGAAACAACACCACCCGCAA AATAAGAAGCCCGGGAAACCAGCTGATACTTCACAATTTCGGAGTCAGTTGGATGCACTGGGCCTGCGCATTGTTGACATAACAGCAGATGGTAATTGTTTCTTCAG AGCCCTTGCTGATCAGTTGGAAGGTAATGAAGAGGGACATCAAAAGTATCGCAGCATGGTGGTGAAACACATAATG GACAATCGGGAAATGTTTGAGCCCTTCATTGAAGATGAAGTCCCCTTTGATGAATATTGCCAGACGATGGAAAATGATGGTACATGGGCTGGACATATGGAATTGCAGGCAGCTTCTCTTGTGTTACATAGTAATATATGCATTCACCGG AACATGTCACCTCGTTGGTACGTAAGAAATTTTGATGATTGTCGAGCTCGTATGATCCATTT GTCTTATCATGATGGGGAGCATTATAATAGTGTGAGGTTGAAGGATGATCCTTGTGATGGGCCTGCAAGGTCAATTGTAATTAAG GCTGATGCTGATCTTTCAGCGACATCACATCAAGCAAAAGTTACGGCTAACAAAGCCCATGCGCAAGCTGGCAGGGAATCATTTCAGCCAGGTTCTATAAAGTTGGTTATGGCTGGAAGCGGATGTGAAAACACTGAAAGAGTGGAACAG ATTCTAGAGCAGGTAAACGGAGACATCGATGCTGCAATAGAGTTCCTAATTGCAGAACAAGGAGAAGAAGAGTGGTCTACAAAGTGTGATTCCTCTCCTATTCAGGCTGATGCCTATG GTCATGATAAAAATGAGAATAGTGAACAACAAAAAGATAATATAGTAGAGAACAGCATAAATGCCGAATCAAGTAAAAGCTCCAGGAAGACCAATGAACGTAGCACATCTCAACAAAACGACAAG CAGAAGATTTCTAGAAACAAAATGTGCCCATGTGGTTCAAAAAAGAAATACAAAGCTTGTTGTGGAACAACCTTGGCTAGACAATCTGCACGGTTTGTGGT TAACCAAGCAGCCGAAACTAGAAGGAGCAAAAGAGACAGCAAGCAGGGAAAGAAAGGGGTTTCGTCAAAAGCGGATGTGTCCGGTGACTATGATTCGGTGACACCCGACATGGGCGCACTTTGTATTTGA
- the LOC130969963 gene encoding OVARIAN TUMOR DOMAIN-containing deubiquitinating enzyme 7 isoform X4, with amino-acid sequence MVKPKQQRKISHKKQHHPQNKKPGKPADTSQFRSQLDALGLRIVDITADGNCFFRALADQLEGNEEGHQKYRSMVVKHIMDNREMFEPFIEDEVPFDEYCQTMENDGTWAGHMELQAASLVLHSNICIHRNMSPRWYVRNFDDCRARMIHLSYHDGEHYNSVRLKDDPCDGPARSIVIKADADLSATSHQAKVTANKAHAQAGRESFQPGSIKLVMAGSGCENTERVEQILEQVNGDIDAAIEFLIAEQGEEEWSTKCDSSPIQADAYGHDKNENSEQQKDNIVENSINAESSKSSRKTNERSTSQQNDKKISRNKMCPCGSKKKYKACCGTTLARQSARNQAAETRRSKRDSKQGKKGVSSKADVSGDYDSVTPDMGALCI; translated from the exons ATGGTTAAGCCAAAACAACAGAGGAAGATATCCCACAAGAAACAACACCACCCGCAA AATAAGAAGCCCGGGAAACCAGCTGATACTTCACAATTTCGGAGTCAGTTGGATGCACTGGGCCTGCGCATTGTTGACATAACAGCAGATGGTAATTGTTTCTTCAG AGCCCTTGCTGATCAGTTGGAAGGTAATGAAGAGGGACATCAAAAGTATCGCAGCATGGTGGTGAAACACATAATG GACAATCGGGAAATGTTTGAGCCCTTCATTGAAGATGAAGTCCCCTTTGATGAATATTGCCAGACGATGGAAAATGATGGTACATGGGCTGGACATATGGAATTGCAGGCAGCTTCTCTTGTGTTACATAGTAATATATGCATTCACCGG AACATGTCACCTCGTTGGTACGTAAGAAATTTTGATGATTGTCGAGCTCGTATGATCCATTT GTCTTATCATGATGGGGAGCATTATAATAGTGTGAGGTTGAAGGATGATCCTTGTGATGGGCCTGCAAGGTCAATTGTAATTAAG GCTGATGCTGATCTTTCAGCGACATCACATCAAGCAAAAGTTACGGCTAACAAAGCCCATGCGCAAGCTGGCAGGGAATCATTTCAGCCAGGTTCTATAAAGTTGGTTATGGCTGGAAGCGGATGTGAAAACACTGAAAGAGTGGAACAG ATTCTAGAGCAGGTAAACGGAGACATCGATGCTGCAATAGAGTTCCTAATTGCAGAACAAGGAGAAGAAGAGTGGTCTACAAAGTGTGATTCCTCTCCTATTCAGGCTGATGCCTATG GTCATGATAAAAATGAGAATAGTGAACAACAAAAAGATAATATAGTAGAGAACAGCATAAATGCCGAATCAAGTAAAAGCTCCAGGAAGACCAATGAACGTAGCACATCTCAACAAAACGACAAG AAGATTTCTAGAAACAAAATGTGCCCATGTGGTTCAAAAAAGAAATACAAAGCTTGTTGTGGAACAACCTTGGCTAGACAATCTGCACG TAACCAAGCAGCCGAAACTAGAAGGAGCAAAAGAGACAGCAAGCAGGGAAAGAAAGGGGTTTCGTCAAAAGCGGATGTGTCCGGTGACTATGATTCGGTGACACCCGACATGGGCGCACTTTGTATTTGA
- the LOC130969963 gene encoding OVARIAN TUMOR DOMAIN-containing deubiquitinating enzyme 7 isoform X3 → MVKPKQQRKISHKKQHHPQNKKPGKPADTSQFRSQLDALGLRIVDITADGNCFFRALADQLEGNEEGHQKYRSMVVKHIMDNREMFEPFIEDEVPFDEYCQTMENDGTWAGHMELQAASLVLHSNICIHRNMSPRWYVRNFDDCRARMIHLSYHDGEHYNSVRLKDDPCDGPARSIVIKADADLSATSHQAKVTANKAHAQAGRESFQPGSIKLVMAGSGCENTERVEQILEQVNGDIDAAIEFLIAEQGEEEWSTKCDSSPIQADAYGHDKNENSEQQKDNIVENSINAESSKSSRKTNERSTSQQNDKQKISRNKMCPCGSKKKYKACCGTTLARQSARNQAAETRRSKRDSKQGKKGVSSKADVSGDYDSVTPDMGALCI, encoded by the exons ATGGTTAAGCCAAAACAACAGAGGAAGATATCCCACAAGAAACAACACCACCCGCAA AATAAGAAGCCCGGGAAACCAGCTGATACTTCACAATTTCGGAGTCAGTTGGATGCACTGGGCCTGCGCATTGTTGACATAACAGCAGATGGTAATTGTTTCTTCAG AGCCCTTGCTGATCAGTTGGAAGGTAATGAAGAGGGACATCAAAAGTATCGCAGCATGGTGGTGAAACACATAATG GACAATCGGGAAATGTTTGAGCCCTTCATTGAAGATGAAGTCCCCTTTGATGAATATTGCCAGACGATGGAAAATGATGGTACATGGGCTGGACATATGGAATTGCAGGCAGCTTCTCTTGTGTTACATAGTAATATATGCATTCACCGG AACATGTCACCTCGTTGGTACGTAAGAAATTTTGATGATTGTCGAGCTCGTATGATCCATTT GTCTTATCATGATGGGGAGCATTATAATAGTGTGAGGTTGAAGGATGATCCTTGTGATGGGCCTGCAAGGTCAATTGTAATTAAG GCTGATGCTGATCTTTCAGCGACATCACATCAAGCAAAAGTTACGGCTAACAAAGCCCATGCGCAAGCTGGCAGGGAATCATTTCAGCCAGGTTCTATAAAGTTGGTTATGGCTGGAAGCGGATGTGAAAACACTGAAAGAGTGGAACAG ATTCTAGAGCAGGTAAACGGAGACATCGATGCTGCAATAGAGTTCCTAATTGCAGAACAAGGAGAAGAAGAGTGGTCTACAAAGTGTGATTCCTCTCCTATTCAGGCTGATGCCTATG GTCATGATAAAAATGAGAATAGTGAACAACAAAAAGATAATATAGTAGAGAACAGCATAAATGCCGAATCAAGTAAAAGCTCCAGGAAGACCAATGAACGTAGCACATCTCAACAAAACGACAAG CAGAAGATTTCTAGAAACAAAATGTGCCCATGTGGTTCAAAAAAGAAATACAAAGCTTGTTGTGGAACAACCTTGGCTAGACAATCTGCACG TAACCAAGCAGCCGAAACTAGAAGGAGCAAAAGAGACAGCAAGCAGGGAAAGAAAGGGGTTTCGTCAAAAGCGGATGTGTCCGGTGACTATGATTCGGTGACACCCGACATGGGCGCACTTTGTATTTGA